One region of Strongyloides ratti genome assembly S_ratti_ED321, chromosome : X genomic DNA includes:
- a CDS encoding Transposase, ISXO2-like domain-containing protein, producing the protein MREVCAASLERENSGKIGGEGRIVEVDESLFTEGRTMQGEFYHGYGFLEDNVAEGSTIYTDSWKSYRTSELEAQGFTHFKVNHKYHFVDPESGAHTQTIERMWGSAKWRNKKQRGTSRNMLDSYLAEFMWRQRNKEENPFLQILRDIATFWPPEENT; encoded by the exons ATGAGGGAGGTGTGCGCGGCTTCTTTGGAAAGAGAGAATTCTGGGAAGATTGGAGGAGAAGGAAGGATAGTGGAGGTGGATGAATCCTTGTTTACAGAAGGAAGAACCATGCAGGGAGAGTTCTACCACGGATATGGATTCTTGGAG gATAATGTGGCTGAGGGAAGCACAATTTACACAGATAGCTGGAAGTCTTACAGAACAAGTGAACTCGAAGCTCAGGGATTCACTCACTTCAAAGTGAATCACAAATACCACTTTGTGGATCCTGAGTCTGGAGCTCACACCCAGACTATTGAAAGGATGTGGGGGAGCGCCAAATGGAGGAACAAGAAGCAGAGAGGTACTTCTAGAAATATGCTAGACAGTTACCTCGCTGAATTCATGTGGAGGCAGAGAAATAAGGAAGAGAATCCATTCCTCCAAATCTTACGTGATATAGCGACCTTCTGGCCGCCGGAAGAAAACACGTAA
- a CDS encoding CTP synthase 2, which yields MQQQNEVNNDVKIILVTGGIISGVEKGIISSSLGVLMKASGYRVSATKIDSYINVDAGTFSPLEHGEVYVLDDGSEVDLDLGNYEHFLNIRLRCDNNITTGKIYRHVIENERRGDYLGKTVQTVPHITDAISKWIERVAQIPVDGSQDKPHVCIVELGGTIGDIEAGLTPDLIICRSENKLTDNLKNKICQFGLIDSKQIIGVYDCKNIYHVPSLLQKHGIIELIKKRLCLDSSNKLAKTVGVTNMFQWFKFANIVDTFTETINIVLVGKYVQIEDAYALINKALKHAATHAKRNVKINYIQSQDLEIETEEKIKKSGFGKRRVEGKILACQYARENKVPFLSVCLGMQCAAVEFARNVFGF from the exons ATGCAACAACAAAATGAAGTAAATAAtgatgtaaaaattattcttgtAACAGGAGGAATTATTTCTGGAGTTGAAAAAGGAATTATTTCATCATCATTAGGTGTACTTATGAAAGCATCTGGATATCGTGTATCTGCCACTAAAATTGATTCATATATTAATGTTGATGCTGGAACTTTTTCTCCTCTTGAACATGGCGAAGTTTATGTTCTTGATGATGGTTCTGAAGTAGACTTAGATCTTGGTAATTATGAacattttcttaatattcGGCTTCGTTGTGATAACAATATTACAACaggaaaaatatatagacATGTTATTGAAAATGAAAGACGAGGAGATTATCTTGGAAAAACTGTACAAACTGTTCCTCATATAACTGATGCAATTTCAAAATGGATTGAAAGAGTAGCACAAATTCCAGTAGATGGTAGTCAAGATAAACCACATGTTTGTATTGTAGAGTTAGGTGGAACAATTGGTGATATTGAAG CTGGTTTAACTCCAGATCTTATTATATGTCGAAGTGAAAATAAGTTGacagataatttaaaaaacaagaTTTGTCAATTTGGTCTAATTGAttcaaaacaaataattgGTGTTTAcgattgtaaaaatatttatcatgtACCAAGTTTGTTGCAAAAACATGGCATTATTGAACTTATTAAAAAACGTCTATGTTTAGATTCTTCAAATAAACTAGCAAAAACAGTTGGTGTCACAAACATGTTTCAATGGTTTAAATTTGCAAATATTGTTGACACATTTACAGaaactataaatattgttttagtTGGAAAATATGTTCAAATAGAAGATGCATAtgcattaataaataaagccTTAAAACATGCCGCAACACATGCTAAAAGAAATgtcaaaattaattatattcaGTCGCAAGATCTTGAAATTGAAACAGAAgagaagataaaaaaaa GTGGGTTTGGTAAACGAAGAGTTGAAGGTAAAATTTTAGCATGTCAATATGCACGTGAAAATAAGGTACCATTTCTTAGTGTTTGTCTTGGAATGCAATGTGCGGCTGTTGAATTTGCAAGAAATGTTTTTGGATTTTAA
- a CDS encoding CTP synthase 2: MPEHVRKNVDMEGTIRLGLKKNFFLTKECKLQKLYKSVIIKERHRHRYEVKPTIVPKLSEAGLLFVGIGVDNSSNTYINQKKTLSANNLIKMTTSSHSESLLQTVNKICSISSDDKSNTNVCMEILEMRDHPYFVGCQYHPEYLSHPITLSPPFFGLLLAASGQIEEFFL; this comes from the coding sequence ATGCCAGAACATGTTAGAAAAAATGTTGATATGGAAGGAACAATTAGATTaggattaaaaaaaaatttttttttaacaaaagaatgtaaacttcaaaaattatataaatctgtaataattaaagaaaGACATCGTCATAGATATGAAGTAAAGCCAACAATTGTTCCAAAACTTTCAGAAGCTGGTTTATTGTTTGTAGGAATAGGAGTTGATAATTCTAGTAATACTtatattaatcaaaaaaaaactttatcagCAAATAATCTTATTAAAATGACAACATCATCTCATTCAGAAAGTCTCTTACAAacagtaaataaaatttgttctATAAGTAGCGACGATAAATCAAATACTAATGTATGTATGGAAATTTTAGAAATGAGAGACCATCCATATTTTGTTGGATGTCAATATCATCCAGAATATCTTTCTCATCCTATAACTCTATCACCACCATTTTTTGGTTTGTTATTGGCTGCTTCTGGACAAATTGAagaattttttctttaa